In one window of Nocardiopsis aegyptia DNA:
- a CDS encoding MFS transporter: protein MTATPPPEARRARVAVSTLFFVNGFTYTNAVPWLPVIKSSLGLSNTELGLAIAAMPTGAILTGMLAGPLIHWFGSGRTAVGTSLLSLGALPFIALAQNWWMLAAALFVLGSADAWTDSAQNSHGLRVQRRYGRTIINTFHAVWSLAAVAGGLLGAAMAGAGVPILWHLGGVAVVLVGVNLAASRMLLPGPENSERGDGTNGHDGQRQRMPVRGVVLLLMLAVLLMFAGGIEDSAASWGAVYMTTELDASLFLAAMPFVACQAMMTVGRLLGDRVTDRFGAAAVGRACGLLAAGGMAFALLLPHPVTTVVGFGVMGLGVSTLFPLTLAAAGNVPGVRTGDGVTIVGWLGRAGFLAFPPLVGMVADTLSLGAALWVVSAGGVAAFLLASALRPRE, encoded by the coding sequence ATGACCGCCACGCCGCCCCCCGAGGCGCGCAGGGCCAGGGTCGCCGTCTCCACCCTCTTCTTCGTCAACGGGTTCACCTACACCAACGCCGTCCCGTGGCTCCCCGTCATCAAGTCCTCCCTGGGCCTGTCGAACACGGAACTGGGCCTGGCGATCGCGGCGATGCCCACGGGGGCCATCCTGACCGGGATGCTGGCGGGCCCGCTGATCCACTGGTTCGGCAGCGGCCGCACGGCGGTGGGGACGAGCCTGCTGTCCCTGGGAGCGCTTCCGTTCATCGCCCTGGCACAGAACTGGTGGATGCTGGCGGCCGCCCTCTTCGTCCTCGGCAGCGCCGACGCCTGGACCGACTCCGCGCAGAACTCGCACGGCCTGCGCGTGCAGCGGCGCTACGGGCGCACGATCATCAACACCTTCCACGCCGTGTGGAGCCTGGCCGCGGTCGCCGGCGGCCTCCTCGGCGCGGCGATGGCCGGGGCCGGGGTGCCGATCCTGTGGCACCTCGGCGGGGTCGCCGTGGTGCTGGTGGGCGTCAACCTGGCGGCGAGCCGCATGCTGCTGCCCGGCCCGGAGAACAGCGAGCGCGGGGACGGGACCAACGGGCACGACGGGCAGCGGCAGCGGATGCCGGTGCGCGGGGTGGTCCTGCTGCTCATGCTCGCGGTCCTGCTGATGTTCGCGGGCGGGATCGAGGACTCCGCCGCCTCCTGGGGCGCGGTGTACATGACCACCGAGCTCGACGCGTCGCTGTTCCTGGCCGCGATGCCGTTCGTGGCCTGCCAGGCGATGATGACCGTGGGACGACTGCTCGGCGACCGCGTGACCGACCGGTTCGGCGCGGCCGCGGTGGGGCGCGCCTGCGGTCTGCTGGCGGCGGGCGGCATGGCCTTCGCTCTGCTGCTCCCGCACCCGGTGACGACCGTGGTCGGGTTCGGTGTGATGGGCCTGGGCGTGTCCACCCTGTTCCCGCTCACCCTGGCGGCGGCCGGCAACGTCCCGGGCGTGCGCACCGGTGACGGAGTGACCATCGTGGGGTGGCTCGGCCGCGCCGGGTTCCTGGCCTTCCCGCCACTGGTGGGCATGGTCGCCGACACCCTCTCCCTGGGCGCCGCGCTGTGGGTGGTCTCGGCCGGCGGCGTGGCGGCCTTCCTGCTGGCCTCCGCCCTGCGTCCGAGGGAGTGA
- a CDS encoding phosphoribosyltransferase family protein, protein MNPVPVSLPFTDRSEAGRRLAERVRAYAVEDPIVLALPRGGVPVGAELARRLDADFDVLVVRKIGLPGRPETGVGAISEDGHVLFDDQALARLRVPRQALHDTVEAERVELERRRRVYRGERPAPRIAGRDCVVVDDGVATGGTARAALRMVRQAGPSQVVLAVPVASPEAVEMLREEADALVVLSVPDNFHAVGEWYRDFGQLTDGHVTAILAERGRVRPEENTARAVRIRAGQVYLDGDLTMPSALRGAIVMAFGQGRADPRWRAAASVFQRAGYATLLLDLWTDASAGGDGEDARTMGERLNAAVTWLRRATDAATEPLGVFGAGAAAPAALVTAAERPQDLGAVVVYGGRIDLAEPSLPHVRAPSLILLESRDSFVRELNEWARGRMSAPTDLRVVSGAEQLLQGAQEWRHMAVEALDWFDQHLAPRTD, encoded by the coding sequence ATGAATCCGGTACCCGTGTCGCTGCCCTTCACCGATCGCTCCGAGGCGGGCCGACGCCTGGCGGAGCGCGTGCGCGCCTACGCCGTCGAGGATCCCATCGTGCTGGCCCTGCCCCGCGGCGGCGTTCCGGTCGGTGCCGAACTCGCCCGCCGGCTGGACGCCGACTTCGACGTGCTCGTGGTCCGCAAGATCGGCCTGCCCGGCCGGCCCGAGACCGGGGTCGGCGCGATCTCCGAGGACGGGCACGTCCTCTTCGACGACCAGGCCCTGGCCAGGCTGCGCGTCCCGCGCCAGGCACTGCACGACACCGTCGAGGCCGAACGCGTCGAACTCGAACGCCGCCGCCGCGTGTACCGGGGAGAGCGGCCGGCACCGCGCATCGCCGGGCGCGACTGCGTGGTGGTGGACGACGGAGTCGCCACCGGCGGTACGGCGCGGGCCGCCCTGCGCATGGTGCGCCAGGCCGGCCCGTCCCAGGTGGTCCTGGCCGTCCCGGTGGCGTCCCCGGAGGCGGTGGAGATGCTGCGCGAGGAGGCCGACGCCCTGGTCGTGCTCAGCGTGCCCGACAACTTCCACGCGGTGGGGGAGTGGTACCGCGACTTCGGCCAGCTCACCGACGGCCACGTCACCGCGATCCTCGCCGAGCGCGGCCGTGTGCGGCCGGAGGAGAACACGGCCCGCGCGGTCCGGATCAGGGCCGGTCAGGTCTATCTCGACGGCGACCTGACCATGCCGAGCGCACTGCGCGGCGCGATCGTGATGGCCTTCGGGCAGGGGCGCGCCGATCCGCGCTGGCGCGCGGCCGCCTCGGTCTTCCAGCGCGCCGGCTACGCGACGCTGCTGCTGGACCTGTGGACGGACGCCTCGGCCGGGGGCGACGGCGAGGACGCCCGGACGATGGGCGAGCGGTTGAACGCGGCGGTCACCTGGCTGCGCCGGGCCACCGACGCGGCCACCGAGCCCCTGGGCGTGTTCGGCGCCGGCGCGGCCGCGCCCGCGGCCCTGGTGACCGCCGCCGAGCGGCCGCAGGACCTGGGCGCGGTGGTGGTCTACGGCGGTCGGATCGACCTCGCCGAACCGAGCCTGCCGCACGTGCGCGCGCCGTCCCTGATCCTGTTGGAGAGCCGCGACTCCTTCGTGCGCGAGCTCAACGAGTGGGCGCGCGGCCGGATGAGCGCGCCGACCGACCTGCGGGTGGTCTCCGGGGCCGAGCAGCTCCTGCAGGGCGCACAGGAGTGGCGGCACATGGCGGTGGAGGCACTCGACTGGTTCGACCAGCACCTGGCGCCCCGCACCGACTGA
- a CDS encoding DEAD/DEAH box helicase, whose translation MPAFDSLGLPQDIVDELAKNGVTTPFPIQAATIPDAIEGRDVLGCGRTGSGKTLAFGLPVLMRCAERRASANRPRALILVPTRELAHQVRDALRQYSRVLGVRVGDVVGGSSYTRQINELRRGVDVLVATPGRLTDLIEQGACDLGDVEISVLDEADQMCDMGFMPQVSELLDQVTPGGQTLLFSATLDGDVDKLVRRYMNDPRTHSVDPPVSQVTAMEHHLLKVLPRDKNKIVTLIAAREGRTILFVRSKYRADTISEQLIQAGVPCASLHGGKTQSVRTRTLAKFKEGKIQALVATDVAARGIHVDGIDLVVNIDLPTGHKDYLHRGGRTARAGLAGTVVSLVAPNQRRMARRLLSDAGVEAKQHLVNPGDELLSEVTGAKEPSWEPWIEPPEPVRERRGRGGPRRGGYRGGGGGGYRGGGGGGGYRGGYRGDRPRNDRGEGGFRGERGEGGGERREGGFRSEGGYRGERRGGGGGGYRGGGGGGYRGGDNRGGGGYRGGNRSGGSRFDSAPQR comes from the coding sequence ATGCCTGCTTTCGACAGCCTCGGGCTTCCCCAGGACATCGTCGACGAGCTGGCGAAGAACGGTGTGACCACCCCGTTCCCGATCCAGGCAGCCACGATCCCGGACGCCATCGAGGGCCGCGACGTCCTCGGCTGCGGCCGCACCGGATCCGGCAAGACCCTGGCCTTCGGTTTGCCGGTCCTGATGCGCTGCGCCGAGCGCCGCGCCTCCGCGAACCGCCCCCGGGCCCTGATCCTGGTGCCCACCCGCGAGCTCGCGCACCAGGTGCGCGACGCCCTGCGCCAGTACTCCCGCGTCCTCGGCGTTCGCGTCGGCGACGTCGTGGGAGGCAGCTCCTACACCCGCCAGATCAACGAGCTGCGCCGCGGTGTCGACGTCCTCGTCGCCACCCCGGGCCGTCTCACCGACCTGATCGAGCAGGGCGCCTGCGACCTGGGCGACGTGGAGATCTCGGTGCTGGACGAGGCCGACCAGATGTGCGACATGGGCTTCATGCCGCAGGTCAGCGAGCTCCTCGACCAGGTGACGCCCGGCGGTCAGACCCTGCTGTTCTCGGCCACCCTCGACGGCGACGTCGACAAGCTGGTGCGCCGGTACATGAACGACCCGCGGACCCACTCCGTGGACCCGCCGGTCTCGCAGGTCACCGCCATGGAGCACCACCTGCTCAAGGTGCTGCCCCGCGACAAGAACAAGATCGTGACCCTGATCGCCGCGCGCGAGGGCCGCACCATCCTGTTCGTGCGCAGCAAGTACCGCGCCGACACGATCAGCGAGCAGCTGATCCAGGCGGGCGTGCCCTGTGCCTCGCTGCACGGCGGCAAGACGCAGAGCGTGCGTACGCGCACCCTCGCCAAGTTCAAGGAAGGCAAGATCCAGGCCCTGGTCGCCACCGACGTCGCCGCTCGCGGCATCCACGTCGACGGCATCGACCTGGTGGTCAACATCGACCTGCCGACCGGACACAAGGACTACCTGCACCGCGGCGGCCGTACCGCCCGCGCCGGCCTGGCCGGCACGGTGGTCTCCCTGGTGGCGCCCAACCAGCGCCGCATGGCCCGCCGCCTGCTCAGCGACGCCGGTGTCGAAGCCAAGCAGCACCTGGTCAACCCGGGTGACGAGCTCCTCTCTGAGGTGACCGGGGCCAAGGAGCCGTCCTGGGAGCCGTGGATCGAGCCGCCGGAGCCGGTGCGCGAGCGCCGCGGCCGCGGCGGCCCCCGCCGAGGCGGGTACCGCGGTGGCGGCGGTGGCGGCTACCGCGGCGGCGGTGGCGGTGGCGGGTACCGCGGTGGCTACCGCGGCGACCGTCCCCGCAACGACCGCGGCGAGGGCGGCTTCCGCGGTGAGCGCGGCGAAGGCGGCGGCGAGCGCCGTGAGGGCGGCTTCCGCAGTGAGGGCGGCTACCGCGGCGAGCGCCGCGGCGGCGGTGGCGGCGGCTACCGGGGCGGCGGCGGAGGCGGCTACCGCGGTGGCGACAACCGCGGTGGCGGCGGTTACCGCGGCGGCAACCGGAGCGGCGGCAGCCGCTTCGACTCGGCGCCGCAGCGCTGA
- a CDS encoding helix-turn-helix domain-containing protein, translated as MTDGAKKGIRLSGEDRAELAARLKRRYDGGESIRVLADATGRSYGFVHRLLSEAGAELRGRGGATRKA; from the coding sequence GTGACCGACGGTGCGAAGAAGGGGATCCGGTTGTCGGGGGAGGACCGGGCCGAACTCGCGGCCCGGCTCAAGCGCCGCTACGACGGGGGCGAGAGCATTAGGGTGCTGGCCGACGCGACCGGTCGTTCGTACGGTTTCGTCCACCGGCTGCTCAGCGAGGCGGGCGCGGAACTGCGCGGCCGGGGCGGCGCCACCCGCAAGGCCTAG
- a CDS encoding YihY/virulence factor BrkB family protein has product MVGFWEGLWRAVGAWLRRHPRTHNALLLVVRTIRAFARDRVVGLAAESAFFSLISLPALLLCLVGALGPLAAVLGEDLVEEIRLWILDLAARVLTPATVGSVVEPLVDEFLGGVKGGLLSVTFLVSLWSGSRAMNVFIRSITISYGLDELRGWLRQRVLAFVGYLGALLFALLVLPILVAGPDLVHHLLPITVGRLNVLYWPIVVVLAVAAVTFLYALSVPVRTPLWRHLPGALLATLVLIAGSAGLRAYLDASFGQVSIYGSLAAPIAILAWLYVMAIAVLAGSSLNSEIDAMWPTARTAAARAEIATRGFERANRLVERREQAVIDTIDEYHAR; this is encoded by the coding sequence GTGGTGGGTTTCTGGGAAGGGCTGTGGAGGGCCGTCGGCGCGTGGCTGCGACGTCACCCCCGTACGCACAACGCCCTCCTGCTGGTCGTGCGCACCATCCGCGCCTTCGCCAGGGACCGCGTCGTCGGACTGGCCGCCGAGTCCGCCTTCTTCTCCCTGATCTCCCTGCCGGCGCTGCTGCTGTGCCTGGTCGGTGCGCTGGGTCCGCTCGCCGCGGTCCTCGGTGAGGACCTCGTCGAGGAGATCCGGCTGTGGATCCTGGACCTGGCGGCCCGGGTCCTGACGCCGGCGACGGTCGGCAGTGTCGTGGAACCCCTCGTGGACGAGTTCCTGGGCGGGGTGAAGGGCGGTCTGCTGTCGGTGACCTTCCTGGTCTCCCTGTGGTCGGGCTCGCGGGCCATGAACGTGTTCATCCGCTCCATCACCATCTCCTACGGGCTCGACGAGCTCCGCGGATGGCTGCGCCAGCGCGTCCTGGCCTTCGTCGGCTACCTGGGGGCGCTGCTCTTCGCGCTGCTCGTGCTGCCGATCCTGGTGGCCGGCCCCGACCTCGTCCACCACCTGCTGCCCATCACCGTGGGGCGGCTCAACGTCCTCTACTGGCCGATCGTGGTGGTCCTGGCCGTCGCCGCCGTCACCTTCCTCTACGCGCTCAGCGTGCCGGTGCGCACCCCGCTGTGGCGGCACCTGCCGGGTGCCCTGCTGGCCACCCTCGTGCTCATCGCCGGGTCGGCCGGACTGCGCGCCTACCTGGACGCCTCGTTCGGCCAGGTGAGCATCTACGGGTCGCTGGCCGCGCCCATCGCCATCCTGGCGTGGCTGTACGTCATGGCGATCGCCGTGCTGGCGGGCTCCAGCCTGAACTCGGAGATCGACGCCATGTGGCCGACCGCGCGCACGGCCGCGGCCCGGGCGGAGATCGCCACCCGCGGCTTCGAGCGGGCCAACCGCCTCGTCGAGCGCCGCGAACAGGCGGTCATCGACACGATCGACGAGTACCACGCGCGCTGA
- a CDS encoding GNAT family N-acetyltransferase, which translates to MINMSALRDTPTLSGRSVRLVPLAAEHTEAYFAASLDEEVRRLTGTHRHLTYAQAREWCGSRSGRTDRMDMAITSPGDHRYLGELSVYSVSPENESAGYRIALSAIEFAGQGLGREATELVLDYAFDKIGLHRVWLYVYAFNMRAIAVYRSCGFAVEGRMRDALLWEGRRHDALLMAALRNGARTT; encoded by the coding sequence ATGATCAACATGAGCGCGCTGCGAGACACACCGACCCTCTCCGGGAGGAGCGTCCGCCTGGTGCCCCTGGCCGCGGAGCACACGGAGGCCTACTTCGCCGCCAGCCTGGACGAGGAGGTCCGCAGACTCACCGGCACCCACCGCCACCTCACCTACGCGCAGGCCAGGGAGTGGTGTGGGAGCAGGTCCGGGCGTACGGACCGGATGGACATGGCCATCACCTCGCCCGGCGACCACCGCTACCTCGGCGAGCTGTCGGTCTACTCGGTGTCGCCGGAGAACGAGAGCGCCGGGTACCGCATCGCCCTGTCGGCGATCGAGTTCGCCGGCCAGGGCCTGGGCAGGGAGGCCACCGAACTCGTGCTGGACTACGCCTTCGACAAGATCGGGCTGCACCGGGTCTGGCTGTACGTCTACGCCTTCAACATGCGCGCCATCGCCGTCTACCGCTCCTGCGGCTTCGCGGTCGAGGGCCGCATGCGCGACGCACTGCTCTGGGAGGGCCGCAGGCACGACGCGCTCCTCATGGCGGCCCTGAGGAACGGCGCTCGGACGACCTGA
- a CDS encoding ABC-F family ATP-binding cassette domain-containing protein, whose amino-acid sequence MLIATDLELRVGPRLLLEPTSFRVAAGDRIGLVGRNGAGKTTMTKVLAGEGVPTDGTVTSSGTIGYLPQDPRTGDLDVIAKDRVLSARGIDEALNGLREAEKKMASDHEKTRNKGVRAYARWEERLHVLGGYAAESEAAAIASSLGLPDNVLSQPLSTLSGGQRRRIELARILFSGADTLLLDEPTNHLDADSIVWLRDFLKSHQGGLIVISHDVELVEHVVNKVFYLDANRSAIDIYNMGWKQYLTQREADERRRRRELANAEKQADTLRKQADRFRAKASKARAAQQMLNRADKLLDGVQGVRKSDKVAKLRFPDPAPSGRTPLMAEGLSKSYGSLEIFAGVDLAIDRGSRVVILGLNGAGKTTLLRLLGQVEKPDTGRVVPGHGLKLGYYAQEHETLDVSRSVLENMMSAAPDLPEVEARRTLGSFLFTGDDVDKPAGVLSGGEKTRLALATLVVSSANVLLLDEPTNNLDPASREEILAALRNYKGAIVLVTHDEGAVTALQPERVIMLPDGVEDVWNAEFEDLIALA is encoded by the coding sequence ATGCTGATCGCCACCGACCTCGAACTGCGCGTGGGACCTCGGCTCCTGCTGGAGCCGACCTCCTTCCGGGTCGCCGCCGGTGACCGGATCGGCCTGGTCGGCCGCAACGGAGCGGGCAAGACCACGATGACCAAGGTGCTCGCCGGCGAGGGCGTGCCCACGGACGGCACCGTCACCTCCTCCGGGACCATCGGCTACCTGCCCCAGGACCCGCGGACCGGCGACCTCGACGTCATCGCCAAGGACCGGGTGCTCTCGGCGCGCGGCATCGACGAGGCCCTGAACGGGCTGCGCGAGGCCGAGAAGAAGATGGCCAGCGACCACGAGAAGACCCGCAACAAGGGCGTGCGCGCCTACGCGCGCTGGGAGGAGCGGCTGCACGTGCTGGGCGGATACGCCGCCGAGTCCGAGGCCGCGGCCATCGCCTCCAGCCTGGGGTTGCCGGACAACGTGCTCTCCCAGCCGCTGAGCACCCTCTCCGGCGGCCAGCGCCGCCGGATCGAGCTGGCGCGGATCCTGTTCAGCGGTGCCGACACGCTCCTGCTGGACGAGCCGACCAACCACCTGGACGCCGACTCCATCGTCTGGCTGCGCGACTTCCTCAAGTCGCACCAGGGCGGGCTCATCGTGATCAGCCACGACGTGGAACTGGTCGAGCACGTGGTCAACAAGGTGTTCTACCTCGACGCCAACCGCAGCGCCATCGACATCTACAACATGGGCTGGAAGCAGTACCTGACCCAGCGCGAGGCCGACGAGCGGCGCCGCCGCCGCGAACTGGCCAACGCGGAGAAGCAGGCCGACACCCTGCGCAAGCAGGCGGACCGCTTCCGGGCCAAGGCCTCCAAGGCGCGGGCCGCCCAGCAGATGCTCAACCGCGCCGACAAGCTGCTGGACGGCGTGCAGGGCGTGCGCAAGTCCGACAAGGTGGCCAAGCTGCGCTTCCCCGACCCGGCGCCGAGCGGGCGCACCCCGCTGATGGCGGAGGGCCTGTCGAAGTCCTACGGCTCCCTGGAGATCTTCGCCGGGGTGGACCTGGCCATCGACCGGGGCAGCCGCGTGGTCATCCTCGGTCTCAACGGCGCGGGCAAGACCACGCTCCTGCGGCTGCTCGGCCAGGTGGAGAAGCCCGACACCGGCCGTGTCGTGCCCGGGCACGGGCTCAAACTCGGCTACTACGCCCAGGAGCACGAGACGCTGGACGTGTCCCGCTCGGTCCTGGAGAACATGATGAGCGCCGCGCCGGACCTGCCCGAGGTGGAGGCGCGCCGCACGCTCGGCTCGTTCCTGTTCACCGGCGACGACGTCGACAAGCCAGCCGGGGTGCTCTCCGGCGGGGAGAAGACCCGGCTGGCCCTGGCCACCCTGGTCGTCTCCAGCGCGAACGTGCTGCTCCTGGACGAGCCCACGAACAACCTGGACCCGGCCAGCCGCGAGGAGATCCTCGCGGCGCTGCGCAACTACAAGGGCGCGATCGTGCTGGTGACACACGACGAGGGCGCGGTCACCGCGCTCCAGCCCGAGCGGGTCATCATGCTCCCCGACGGTGTCGAGGACGTGTGGAACGCCGAGTTCGAGGACCTCATCGCGCTGGCCTGA
- a CDS encoding enoyl-CoA hydratase/isomerase family protein — MAQASNASVAPPTDDELGRAGLGLAVEGQVARITISRPERRNAMTGRTWTTLAEIGRTLPADVRVVVVSGEGDIFSAGIDLNMFTPEGVDGERSIVAGLADGSADPADLEGYIAELQEGFLWLRRPDLVTIAAVRGHAIGAGFQLALSCDLRILADDAKFCMKEPALGLVPDLTGTKPLVDIVGVHRAVEICLTARRVGAEEARDLGLAELVVPAEELPGAVDDAVAAVLATDRDAATATKALLRQAPDNTLEEQIAAERRAQVGRLTALAAGMAAGQG, encoded by the coding sequence ATGGCACAGGCGTCGAACGCGTCCGTTGCACCGCCCACCGACGACGAACTCGGCCGCGCCGGGCTCGGGCTCGCCGTGGAGGGACAGGTCGCGCGGATCACCATCAGCCGTCCCGAGCGGCGCAACGCGATGACCGGACGGACCTGGACGACGCTGGCCGAGATCGGCCGGACCCTGCCCGCCGACGTCCGCGTCGTCGTGGTCTCCGGCGAGGGCGACATCTTCTCCGCCGGGATCGACCTCAACATGTTCACGCCCGAGGGCGTCGACGGAGAGCGCTCCATCGTCGCCGGTCTCGCGGACGGCTCGGCCGACCCCGCCGACCTGGAGGGCTACATCGCCGAACTCCAGGAGGGGTTCCTCTGGCTGCGCCGCCCCGACCTGGTGACCATCGCCGCCGTGCGCGGCCACGCCATCGGTGCCGGCTTCCAGCTCGCGCTCTCCTGTGACCTGCGGATCCTGGCCGACGACGCCAAGTTCTGCATGAAGGAGCCCGCGCTCGGACTGGTCCCCGACCTCACCGGGACCAAGCCCCTGGTGGACATCGTCGGCGTCCACCGCGCCGTCGAGATCTGCCTGACCGCCCGCCGTGTGGGCGCGGAGGAGGCCCGCGACCTCGGTCTGGCCGAGCTCGTGGTCCCCGCCGAGGAGCTTCCCGGCGCGGTGGACGACGCGGTCGCCGCCGTTCTCGCCACCGACCGCGACGCGGCCACCGCCACCAAGGCGCTGCTGCGCCAGGCGCCGGACAACACGCTCGAGGAGCAGATCGCCGCCGAGCGGCGCGCCCAGGTCGGCCGGCTCACCGCACTGGCCGCCGGCATGGCCGCGGGCCAGGGCTGA
- a CDS encoding YccF domain-containing protein: MALLRLILNVIWLFVAGFWLAVGYVIAGIICCILIVTIPFGVASFRMASYALWPFGRDMVRKPGAGGGSTVLNVIWLIVAGWWLTLGHIATAIGLAVTIIGIPMAWASLKMIPVALAPFGNEIVHTGHTREPWQF; the protein is encoded by the coding sequence GTGGCCCTCCTGCGGCTCATCCTCAACGTCATCTGGCTGTTCGTGGCCGGATTCTGGCTGGCCGTCGGCTATGTCATCGCCGGAATCATCTGCTGCATCCTCATCGTCACCATTCCTTTCGGAGTCGCCTCCTTCCGGATGGCGAGCTACGCGCTCTGGCCCTTCGGCCGCGACATGGTCCGCAAGCCGGGCGCGGGCGGCGGCAGCACGGTCCTCAACGTCATCTGGCTGATCGTCGCCGGCTGGTGGCTCACGCTCGGCCACATCGCCACCGCCATCGGCCTGGCGGTCACGATCATCGGCATCCCCATGGCCTGGGCGTCGCTGAAGATGATCCCCGTCGCCCTGGCGCCCTTCGGCAACGAGATCGTGCACACCGGGCACACACGCGAGCCCTGGCAGTTCTGA
- a CDS encoding WhiB family transcriptional regulator: MSQVRRQAALRPRPSWGWQDAAACRGEDLVLFFGPDGERQPEREIRERKAKEICAACPVRTDCLDYAISRPEKYGTWGGLNEDERASERRRRMRRANAA, from the coding sequence ATGTCTCAGGTACGTCGGCAGGCCGCGCTGCGCCCCCGCCCGAGCTGGGGGTGGCAGGATGCCGCCGCGTGCCGGGGCGAGGACCTTGTGCTCTTCTTCGGCCCGGACGGCGAACGCCAGCCGGAGCGGGAGATCCGTGAGCGCAAGGCCAAGGAGATCTGTGCTGCCTGCCCGGTCCGCACCGACTGCCTGGACTACGCGATCTCGCGTCCGGAGAAGTACGGCACGTGGGGTGGCCTGAACGAGGACGAGCGCGCTTCGGAGCGCCGTCGCCGTATGCGCCGCGCCAACGCCGCCTGA
- a CDS encoding AI-2E family transporter → MQAQRPGVWALLNKWIAARRARADRLAARAEELAEDYAGPEVESAPTDSTERDDVGAGDLLRSISDVAWRMLIIGVVAGLLVYALTYLSVVTLPVIIAVFLTALLMPLANWLRRPNPITRRGFGRGPSTAITVLVGLLVFSGVITMIVGPAVSGFGPLVDSVTDAVLELQNLDVPFGLDPALITDAINSAWAQAQSLITENTDQLLGGAWTATTAVFRVLLGIVLIIALTVYFVHSGDKLMDWIATLLPPRSRPGLLHAGHVSYGVMGRYVRGVAMVGLFDAVGIGIALVILIDTNLAIPLIVLTFVGAFLPIIGAFLTGLLAALVAFVTEGWVVAVIVVAVVVVVQQLESNVFAPRIYGQALELPSAVVLIALTVGGIVGNIPGLFLATPIAAVLAALLRNRPPAHPEEHAPGPEEAEEADPPPPAARRADKENAADED, encoded by the coding sequence GTGCAAGCCCAGCGGCCGGGAGTTTGGGCGCTCCTGAACAAGTGGATCGCCGCCCGCAGAGCCCGGGCCGACCGCCTCGCGGCGCGCGCCGAGGAACTGGCGGAGGACTACGCCGGCCCCGAGGTGGAGTCCGCCCCGACGGATTCCACCGAGCGTGACGACGTGGGCGCCGGCGACCTCCTGCGCAGCATCAGCGACGTGGCCTGGCGGATGCTGATCATCGGTGTGGTCGCGGGCCTGCTGGTCTACGCGCTGACCTACCTCTCGGTGGTCACCCTGCCGGTGATCATCGCGGTCTTCCTCACCGCGCTGCTGATGCCGCTGGCCAACTGGCTGCGCCGGCCCAACCCGATCACCCGGCGCGGATTCGGCCGGGGACCGTCGACGGCGATCACCGTCCTCGTCGGCCTGCTGGTCTTCAGCGGGGTCATCACGATGATCGTGGGCCCGGCGGTCAGCGGTTTCGGACCCCTGGTCGACAGCGTCACGGACGCGGTCCTGGAACTGCAGAACCTGGACGTGCCCTTCGGGCTGGATCCCGCCCTCATCACCGACGCCATCAACAGCGCGTGGGCCCAGGCGCAGAGCCTCATCACGGAGAACACCGACCAGCTCCTCGGTGGCGCGTGGACGGCGACGACCGCGGTGTTCCGCGTCCTGCTCGGCATCGTCCTCATCATCGCCCTCACCGTGTACTTCGTGCACTCGGGCGACAAGCTCATGGACTGGATCGCCACGCTGCTGCCGCCCCGGTCCCGCCCCGGGCTGCTGCACGCCGGACACGTCTCCTACGGGGTGATGGGCCGCTACGTGCGCGGCGTGGCCATGGTGGGCCTCTTCGACGCCGTGGGCATCGGCATCGCCCTGGTGATCCTCATCGACACCAACCTGGCGATCCCGCTGATCGTGCTCACCTTCGTCGGCGCCTTCCTGCCGATCATCGGCGCGTTCCTCACCGGACTGCTCGCCGCCCTGGTCGCGTTCGTGACCGAGGGCTGGGTCGTGGCCGTGATCGTGGTGGCCGTCGTCGTGGTCGTCCAGCAGCTGGAGAGCAACGTCTTCGCGCCGCGCATCTACGGCCAGGCGCTCGAACTGCCCTCCGCGGTGGTCCTGATCGCCCTGACCGTCGGCGGCATCGTCGGCAACATCCCCGGCCTGTTCCTGGCCACCCCCATCGCGGCGGTGCTGGCCGCACTGCTGCGCAACCGCCCGCCCGCGCACCCCGAGGAGCACGCCCCGGGTCCCGAGGAGGCGGAGGAGGCGGACCCGCCGCCACCGGCCGCGCGCCGTGCCGACAAGGAGAACGCCGCCGACGAGGACTGA